A DNA window from Paenibacillus sp. HWE-109 contains the following coding sequences:
- a CDS encoding rod shape-determining protein encodes MLSKDIGIDLGTANVLIHIKGRGVVLDEPSVVAIESDTKRVLAVGEEAFRMVGRTPGNIIAIRPLKDGVIADFDITEMMLKHFIAKVGGKNWYSHPRILICAPTNITSVEQKAIREAAERSGAREVFMEEEPKAAAIGAGMDIFQPSGNMVVDIGGGTTDVAVLSMGDIVTSSSIKIAGDKFDIAITKYIKNKYKLLIGERTSEDIKLKIGTVYPHGRDQEMDIRGRDMVSGLPLTITIHSSEVQEALWDPVSSIVTAAKSVLERTPPELSADIIDRGVILTGGGALLHGLDQLLADELKVPVLIAEDPMSCVVKGTGIMLDNLDKVSKRKFN; translated from the coding sequence ATGTTAAGCAAGGATATTGGAATAGATCTCGGCACGGCGAATGTGCTTATTCACATCAAAGGACGCGGCGTTGTGCTCGATGAGCCTTCCGTAGTTGCGATTGAAAGCGATACGAAGCGCGTACTGGCTGTTGGAGAAGAAGCTTTCCGCATGGTGGGCAGAACTCCCGGCAACATTATCGCTATTCGTCCATTGAAAGATGGCGTTATTGCGGATTTTGATATTACGGAAATGATGTTGAAACATTTTATTGCCAAAGTAGGGGGCAAGAACTGGTATTCGCATCCTAGAATCCTGATCTGCGCCCCTACCAACATCACCTCGGTCGAGCAGAAGGCGATCCGCGAAGCGGCTGAGCGCAGCGGTGCCCGAGAAGTATTCATGGAAGAAGAGCCTAAGGCGGCCGCGATCGGTGCCGGTATGGATATCTTCCAACCAAGCGGCAATATGGTTGTAGATATTGGCGGAGGGACAACGGATGTTGCCGTATTATCCATGGGCGATATCGTGACCTCCTCCTCCATCAAGATCGCTGGTGATAAGTTCGATATCGCGATTACGAAGTATATCAAAAACAAGTACAAGTTACTCATTGGTGAGCGGACAAGCGAAGATATTAAGCTGAAAATCGGAACGGTATATCCACACGGCAGAGATCAAGAGATGGATATTCGCGGAAGAGATATGGTGTCCGGTTTGCCACTTACGATTACCATTCACTCCAGTGAAGTACAAGAAGCTCTGTGGGATCCAGTTTCCTCGATCGTCACGGCAGCGAAGAGTGTCTTGGAGCGTACGCCTCCTGAGCTTTCGGCAGATATTATCGACCGTGGTGTCATTCTGACGGGCGGCGGGGCCTTGCTGCATGGGCTGGATCAATTATTGGCAGATGAACTGAAAGTACCTGTTCTTATCGCAGAAGATCCTATGTCTTGTGTTGTTAAAGGGACAGGCATCATGCTTGATAATTTGGACAAAGTATCCAAGCGCAAATTCAACTAG
- a CDS encoding flagellar hook-basal body protein, with the protein MNNSMINSSVSMHSLQQKLDILSNNIANVNTNGFKKKEASFEDVLTNVKSQPEGFRQQGRFSPLGFNQGWGSKLVQIQTNLAQGPIQPTGNTTDFAIQGDGLFEVSVSKIDGNGNAVFQPAWTRNGAFSLTPDNNGGTILTTKEGHYVTSANGTPIRVPAGLKPVVQENGTVMGYNEQDPAAAPIRIGQIKLVRVVRPQLLQDVGDNLYTIPAGITAAEKANILQDVNGLDTTNNRVTLMQGFLEQSNVTLSDEMTDLVIVQRALQLNSRAITSSDQMMNIANNLRA; encoded by the coding sequence ATGAACAATTCCATGATTAACTCATCGGTATCCATGCACAGCTTACAGCAAAAGCTGGATATTCTGTCTAATAATATAGCGAATGTGAATACGAACGGCTTCAAAAAGAAGGAAGCCTCCTTCGAAGACGTTCTGACGAACGTCAAATCGCAACCGGAAGGATTCCGTCAACAAGGGCGGTTTTCTCCGTTAGGTTTCAACCAAGGTTGGGGTTCCAAACTGGTGCAAATCCAGACAAATCTAGCTCAAGGACCTATTCAACCTACGGGCAATACAACGGATTTTGCTATCCAAGGGGACGGGTTGTTCGAAGTCTCGGTCAGCAAAATCGACGGAAATGGGAATGCTGTGTTCCAGCCAGCTTGGACGCGCAATGGTGCGTTCAGTCTAACGCCGGACAACAATGGCGGCACGATCCTCACAACCAAAGAGGGACATTATGTGACAAGCGCTAACGGCACCCCGATTCGTGTGCCTGCTGGCCTCAAACCAGTTGTTCAAGAGAATGGAACGGTCATGGGCTATAACGAGCAGGACCCTGCTGCTGCACCTATTCGAATAGGCCAAATCAAGCTGGTTCGCGTCGTGCGTCCACAGCTTCTCCAGGATGTCGGAGACAACCTGTATACGATTCCTGCCGGGATAACGGCGGCTGAGAAGGCCAATATCTTGCAAGATGTGAACGGTCTCGATACAACGAACAATCGCGTAACGCTGATGCAAGGGTTCCTGGAGCAGTCCAACGTAACGTTATCGGATGAAATGACAGATCTGGTTATCGTGCAAAGAGCGCTTCAACTGAACTCCCGGGCTATTACATCTTCCGATCAGATGATGAATATTGCTAATAATTTGCGCGCCTGA
- the spoIIID gene encoding sporulation transcriptional regulator SpoIIID: MHDYIKERTIKIGTCIVETKNTVRTIAKEFGVSKSTVHKDLTERLPEINPDLANQVKHILEYHKSIRHLRGGEATKIKYRKTRNPKLSENLVTVKS; the protein is encoded by the coding sequence GTGCACGATTACATCAAAGAGCGAACCATTAAGATTGGTACCTGTATCGTCGAGACCAAGAATACGGTTCGCACCATTGCTAAGGAATTTGGCGTTTCCAAAAGCACGGTGCATAAGGATTTAACGGAAAGATTGCCGGAAATCAACCCGGACCTGGCCAATCAGGTGAAACACATTTTGGAGTATCACAAGTCCATCAGGCATCTAAGAGGAGGAGAAGCGACGAAAATTAAGTATCGAAAGACGCGGAACCCTAAGCTTTCCGAAAACTTGGTAACTGTAAAATCCTAA
- a CDS encoding flagellar hook-basal body protein — MLRGLYTAAAGMISEQRRHDTITNNIANINSPGFKQGNSLSRSFPEMLISTIRGGQGASTAPLGKMSLGVFAEENISIHAQGDLQETQNPFDFALVSNIQVPGMTFDATGKYVNPDGERTFQPQALFTVLNANGEQRYSLNGKFTVDTTGQLVNANGNQVLGRDGQPLLLTDGTGQPIRAFKVTDKGEFLDGEGRPLLNAAGQPIGLMISRAENPNLLLREGNGMLRINPGDEATVTQVAAADQVEVRQGFIERSNVDSAQSMVDMMSALRAYEANQKVIQSYDKSMDKAANEVGRV, encoded by the coding sequence ATGTTAAGAGGACTATATACCGCGGCGGCAGGCATGATCTCGGAACAGCGCAGACATGACACGATTACAAACAATATCGCCAATATCAATTCACCAGGCTTTAAACAAGGTAATTCATTGTCTCGTTCGTTTCCAGAGATGCTCATATCCACGATTCGCGGTGGACAAGGTGCTTCGACGGCGCCGCTTGGGAAGATGAGTCTAGGGGTATTTGCGGAGGAGAACATCTCCATTCACGCACAAGGTGATTTGCAAGAAACGCAAAATCCTTTCGATTTTGCGCTTGTCTCGAACATTCAAGTGCCGGGCATGACTTTCGATGCTACAGGGAAATACGTGAATCCAGACGGAGAGCGTACATTTCAGCCACAGGCTTTGTTTACGGTATTGAACGCAAATGGAGAGCAGCGCTATTCTTTGAATGGTAAGTTCACCGTCGATACGACGGGTCAACTCGTTAATGCCAACGGTAATCAAGTACTGGGACGTGATGGACAACCTCTGCTGCTGACAGACGGAACAGGTCAACCGATCCGCGCATTCAAAGTAACGGATAAAGGTGAGTTTCTTGATGGGGAAGGCCGTCCTCTGCTGAACGCTGCAGGACAACCTATTGGCCTGATGATCTCACGTGCCGAGAACCCGAATTTGCTGCTGCGCGAAGGTAACGGCATGCTGCGGATTAATCCGGGCGACGAAGCAACTGTCACCCAAGTGGCTGCAGCTGATCAAGTCGAGGTTCGTCAAGGTTTCATTGAGCGTTCTAACGTGGATTCTGCTCAATCGATGGTTGATATGATGTCAGCGCTTAGAGCATATGAAGCCAACCAGAAAGTTATTCAATCTTATGATAAAAGTATGGATAAAGCAGCCAACGAAGTAGGCCGCGTCTAA
- a CDS encoding WecB/TagA/CpsF family glycosyltransferase translates to MSAPSTKPPTGAVSAHSIPKVRIYGVPISQMSMDQTVAYLTKVIEQRQPHQVITANPIMVMAAQEDPAYLSMMQRAELIVPDGTGVVWASGYVKQPVAERVPGYDLLHRLMKVGEYHKWKVYLLGASSEVIQAAADKLRTTYPGIELVGVRDGYFGDAEDAQVIQDIVAAAPDLLFVGRSAASQEPWIAKYKQQLGVPVMMGVGGSFDVLSGKLKRAPVLFQKLRLEWFYRLLQEPWRYKRMLLLPKFAIKVMRDKEKVTKS, encoded by the coding sequence ATGAGCGCACCATCAACAAAGCCTCCTACTGGGGCTGTATCGGCCCATTCGATCCCGAAAGTTAGGATCTATGGGGTACCCATCTCCCAAATGAGTATGGACCAAACCGTAGCCTACCTTACGAAGGTTATAGAACAAAGGCAGCCGCATCAAGTCATAACCGCCAATCCGATTATGGTCATGGCCGCTCAGGAAGATCCTGCTTATCTGAGCATGATGCAGCGCGCTGAGCTTATTGTCCCTGATGGAACAGGTGTCGTCTGGGCCTCCGGCTATGTCAAACAGCCTGTTGCGGAGCGGGTTCCCGGTTATGACCTGCTTCATAGATTGATGAAGGTCGGCGAGTACCATAAGTGGAAAGTCTACTTGCTTGGAGCCTCATCAGAAGTTATACAAGCAGCGGCTGACAAGCTGCGCACCACATATCCGGGCATTGAGCTTGTGGGTGTTCGCGATGGTTATTTCGGAGATGCAGAGGATGCTCAAGTCATTCAGGACATCGTCGCTGCCGCGCCGGACCTTCTTTTTGTAGGCAGATCTGCAGCTAGTCAAGAGCCTTGGATTGCGAAATATAAGCAACAACTGGGAGTACCCGTTATGATGGGTGTAGGGGGAAGTTTTGATGTCCTTTCGGGCAAGCTAAAACGAGCACCAGTCTTATTTCAAAAACTACGTCTTGAGTGGTTTTACCGCCTATTGCAGGAGCCTTGGCGCTATAAACGCATGCTCTTACTCCCCAAGTTTGCCATCAAAGTGATGCGTGACAAAGAGAAAGTCACGAAATCATGA
- a CDS encoding DUF5693 family protein — translation MNWYKTWNNPLKNVLWWLVIIGMLGSLPLAFTRHQTETSANQVEFVFDYRDLLDISDIQTNPQSFVAQQLKNMKAAGIQSLAVYESTLAELKESRRIEVYNSRDAAALTQTFGNPNENYTYVLFPDIATQQKLEPLIQKTFADLQVGVKPWNLRNKTGLVIQMSSDDASIKTMDPDPITLQTLKDQGFQIVVRLSNRRAFVTNEMDRLLKQLHDFGVKRIIVDGNEVPAYTEDDTELNLNKMADLLHKYDIGLAAIEMLKEPQKGFNTLAKQTNYNVVRLHSFTEKDGEKLMEPLKKAELEDRIQGVADRLVLAVKDRNIRMVFLNAKPLKSLDKGKLVDPLASLYESLQGKDGAIPRIEKAGFTLGPAEAFTVETSGWQKIARVFILIGGVSLIVLAVSFFIPESVLLLFVLGILGAVALHTLSANLYAQGLALATAICAPSVAMMLVVRSVRSGAASKWKSGLAYGLWQLLKTSLISLIGVVFEVALLNHITYSLVLQQFRGVSALHLLPIAIVGLYLLFFSENNTYGDKIAKVRKIFSSYISVLWIVVAGIILAAGYYYLSRTGNEGQASSVEKLFRSFLENTLGVRPRTKEFLFAHPLFLLGAYLSVRYSNAIYVLFIGVMGQLSIVDTFAHLHTPLHISLIRITYGLVFGALIGIVLIIAWEIITRSWKRWVPQWSK, via the coding sequence GTGAATTGGTATAAAACTTGGAATAACCCGCTCAAAAATGTACTCTGGTGGCTCGTGATTATCGGCATGTTGGGCTCGCTGCCGCTTGCTTTCACACGTCATCAAACGGAAACTTCGGCGAATCAAGTCGAGTTTGTTTTCGATTATCGCGATTTGCTGGATATCTCAGATATTCAGACGAATCCACAGAGCTTCGTTGCCCAACAGTTGAAGAATATGAAGGCCGCGGGAATTCAGTCTTTGGCTGTTTATGAAAGCACCCTGGCGGAACTCAAAGAAAGCCGTCGCATTGAAGTGTATAACTCACGTGACGCCGCAGCGCTTACCCAAACATTCGGGAATCCGAATGAGAATTACACGTATGTTTTATTCCCGGATATTGCTACACAGCAAAAGCTGGAACCTCTTATTCAGAAAACATTTGCGGATTTGCAGGTCGGCGTTAAGCCTTGGAATCTCAGAAATAAAACGGGACTTGTCATTCAAATGAGCTCCGATGATGCCTCCATTAAGACCATGGATCCAGATCCGATCACGTTGCAAACGCTGAAAGATCAAGGGTTTCAAATTGTCGTTCGCTTATCGAATCGCAGAGCTTTTGTTACCAATGAAATGGATCGTCTGCTGAAGCAGCTTCATGATTTTGGGGTGAAGCGAATTATTGTAGATGGCAATGAAGTGCCTGCTTATACGGAGGATGACACAGAGCTGAACCTGAATAAAATGGCGGATCTACTTCACAAATATGACATCGGACTAGCAGCAATCGAGATGCTGAAGGAGCCGCAAAAAGGATTTAACACCTTAGCCAAGCAAACCAATTATAATGTCGTTCGTCTGCATTCGTTCACGGAGAAAGACGGCGAGAAATTGATGGAACCGCTCAAAAAGGCGGAGTTGGAAGACCGCATTCAAGGGGTTGCAGATCGGTTGGTCCTAGCGGTGAAAGATCGCAACATCCGGATGGTGTTCCTGAATGCGAAGCCGCTCAAAAGCTTGGATAAAGGGAAGCTGGTAGACCCGCTTGCTTCGCTCTATGAGAGCTTGCAGGGCAAAGATGGCGCCATACCGCGCATCGAGAAAGCTGGGTTTACACTGGGGCCTGCGGAAGCTTTTACCGTAGAAACATCAGGCTGGCAGAAAATTGCGCGTGTGTTTATTTTAATCGGCGGGGTTAGCTTAATTGTCCTCGCGGTTTCGTTCTTTATTCCAGAATCCGTGCTGTTATTGTTCGTTCTCGGGATCTTGGGAGCCGTAGCTCTGCATACTCTTTCCGCGAATTTATACGCGCAGGGACTAGCTTTGGCGACAGCCATTTGCGCGCCTAGCGTGGCGATGATGCTGGTCGTTCGATCCGTGCGTTCAGGCGCTGCTTCCAAATGGAAATCAGGACTTGCATACGGCTTATGGCAGCTGCTCAAAACATCGTTAATTTCACTCATTGGCGTCGTATTCGAAGTTGCTTTACTGAATCACATTACGTATTCTCTGGTGCTGCAACAGTTCCGCGGCGTCAGCGCGCTTCATCTGCTGCCTATTGCTATTGTTGGACTGTATCTGCTGTTCTTCAGTGAGAATAATACCTATGGGGACAAAATAGCGAAGGTTCGCAAGATATTCTCTTCCTATATCAGTGTTCTGTGGATTGTGGTAGCTGGCATTATCTTGGCGGCTGGTTATTACTACTTATCCCGCACAGGGAATGAGGGACAAGCCTCTTCGGTAGAGAAGTTGTTCCGGTCTTTCTTAGAAAATACGCTAGGTGTGAGACCTAGGACCAAAGAGTTCTTGTTTGCTCATCCGCTCTTCTTGCTGGGAGCATACTTATCCGTTCGCTATAGTAATGCGATCTATGTTCTGTTCATAGGTGTTATGGGGCAATTATCGATTGTGGATACGTTTGCTCATCTTCATACGCCGCTGCATATCTCTTTAATCCGTATTACCTATGGGCTAGTATTCGGTGCATTGATCGGCATTGTCCTGATTATTGCTTGGGAAATCATCACGAGGAGTTGGAAACGATGGGTTCCTCAGTGGTCAAAATAG
- the fabZ gene encoding 3-hydroxyacyl-ACP dehydratase FabZ has translation MLDINQIQEIIPHRAPFLLVDRILEVEEGVRAVGIKNVTINEPFFAGHFPGYPVMPGVLIVEALAQVGAVAVLSMPEYKGKIGLFAGADGIRWRQQVVPGDTLTLEMTITRVKGTIVKGNAVAKVGDKVVVEGELMFALANK, from the coding sequence ATGTTAGATATTAATCAAATTCAAGAGATTATCCCGCATCGCGCGCCCTTCTTGTTGGTCGATCGCATTTTGGAAGTAGAAGAAGGCGTTAGAGCCGTTGGTATTAAGAATGTAACGATTAACGAACCATTCTTCGCTGGTCATTTCCCAGGTTACCCGGTGATGCCGGGTGTACTGATTGTGGAAGCGCTGGCCCAAGTAGGCGCAGTGGCTGTATTGTCCATGCCTGAATACAAAGGTAAAATTGGCCTGTTTGCAGGCGCAGATGGCATTCGTTGGCGTCAGCAAGTGGTTCCGGGTGATACCCTTACGTTAGAAATGACGATTACACGGGTAAAAGGAACTATTGTCAAAGGAAATGCAGTAGCCAAAGTAGGTGACAAGGTGGTAGTTGAAGGTGAACTTATGTTCGCCCTTGCTAATAAATAA
- a CDS encoding phospho-sugar mutase: MTRVQSEYQLWLEDPAVDAETKKELQAIRDDEKEIEDRFYKDLEFGTGGLRGVIGAGTNRINVYTVGRASQGLAQYVNGTGAASPSIVLAYDSRHMSPEFALEAALVFAGNGIKAYLFQTLHATPQLSFAVRYLGANAGVVVTASHNPPEYNGYKVYGADGGQLVPEFAEQVIAEVQSIDSFNKVKKLSQQEAEAQGLLAWLGEDVDQAYIQSVTAISQNPDVIQQISDDFRIIFTPLHGAGNVPVREVLKAVGFGQVRVVAEQELPDAQFSTVKSPNPEEREAFTLAIAQAKEWNADIIIGTDPDADRMGAVVKDPSGEYVVLSGNQSGAIMVNYLLSSLQERGTLPANGVVVKTIVTSEMGAVIANHYGIPTLNTLTGFKYIGEKMSQFEKNGEHTFLFGYEESYGYLAGDYARDKDAVIAAMLIAEAAAYYKKQGKTLYEVLQELYESFGYFLEKLESRTLKGKDGVEQIGRMVDAWRTNPPTEIGGIRVATLADYAKGVDGLPIENVLKFTLEDGSWFCLRPSGTEPKIKFYFAVKGSTGPAAAAQLDGIIQYVLSRVDG, translated from the coding sequence ATGACGCGTGTACAATCAGAGTATCAATTATGGTTAGAGGATCCAGCGGTGGATGCCGAAACGAAGAAAGAACTGCAAGCCATTCGGGACGATGAGAAAGAAATTGAGGATCGATTCTATAAAGATCTCGAATTTGGCACTGGCGGACTTCGCGGTGTGATTGGTGCTGGAACGAATCGAATCAACGTATATACCGTTGGACGCGCAAGCCAAGGCTTGGCACAGTATGTGAATGGAACGGGCGCAGCAAGCCCATCCATAGTCCTGGCTTATGATTCACGTCATATGTCGCCGGAGTTCGCTTTAGAAGCTGCCCTTGTATTCGCAGGGAATGGGATTAAAGCGTACCTTTTCCAAACGCTTCACGCGACGCCACAGCTTTCTTTTGCCGTGAGATATCTAGGGGCAAATGCAGGTGTTGTCGTTACAGCAAGTCACAATCCGCCTGAATATAATGGTTACAAAGTATATGGCGCAGACGGCGGACAGCTTGTGCCTGAGTTTGCCGAGCAAGTTATCGCTGAAGTGCAAAGCATCGATTCTTTCAACAAAGTGAAGAAGCTGAGCCAACAGGAAGCTGAAGCGCAGGGATTGCTAGCTTGGTTAGGAGAAGATGTGGATCAAGCGTACATCCAATCCGTTACGGCGATTAGTCAGAATCCGGATGTCATTCAGCAGATCAGCGATGATTTCCGCATTATCTTCACACCGCTTCATGGTGCTGGGAATGTGCCTGTTCGCGAGGTGCTGAAAGCTGTTGGCTTCGGACAAGTTCGTGTTGTGGCTGAGCAGGAGTTGCCGGATGCACAGTTCTCGACCGTGAAATCTCCGAATCCGGAAGAGAGAGAAGCGTTCACGCTTGCTATCGCGCAGGCCAAAGAGTGGAACGCGGATATCATTATCGGAACGGATCCAGATGCCGATCGCATGGGCGCGGTTGTCAAGGACCCAAGTGGAGAGTACGTCGTTCTATCCGGTAATCAATCCGGTGCGATCATGGTTAACTATTTATTGTCCAGTTTGCAAGAACGTGGCACACTGCCAGCGAACGGCGTTGTCGTCAAGACGATCGTAACAAGCGAGATGGGTGCTGTTATCGCGAACCATTACGGAATTCCTACCTTGAATACGTTGACTGGCTTCAAATATATCGGAGAGAAGATGTCGCAGTTCGAGAAAAATGGCGAGCATACCTTCTTATTCGGATATGAAGAGAGTTACGGTTACCTGGCGGGAGACTATGCGCGCGATAAAGATGCCGTTATTGCAGCGATGCTGATTGCAGAAGCAGCAGCGTATTACAAAAAGCAAGGCAAAACTTTATATGAAGTCTTACAGGAACTTTACGAATCCTTTGGTTACTTTTTGGAAAAACTGGAATCAAGGACGCTTAAAGGGAAAGACGGCGTGGAACAAATCGGACGTATGGTTGATGCATGGAGAACGAATCCACCGACTGAAATCGGCGGTATCCGCGTAGCAACGTTAGCGGACTACGCCAAAGGCGTGGACGGGCTTCCGATCGAAAATGTACTGAAATTCACGCTTGAAGATGGATCATGGTTCTGCTTGCGTCCCTCAGGAACAGAGCCCAAAATTAAGTTCTATTTTGCGGTAAAAGGATCAACAGGTCCGGCAGCCGCAGCGCAGCTGGATGGCATCATTCAATATGTACTTAGCCGTGTAGACGGATAA
- a CDS encoding DNA-directed RNA polymerase subunit beta → MSDKPAPTKKKPRPKWLNIIWIIFKIIRIPVLCVLAVYIGLWVGYTKLGHQPAGEIFHMSTWRHLYDLVFAN, encoded by the coding sequence ATGTCAGACAAGCCTGCTCCAACGAAGAAGAAACCAAGGCCGAAATGGCTGAATATCATATGGATTATTTTCAAAATCATTCGTATCCCTGTGCTTTGCGTGCTAGCCGTTTATATCGGACTATGGGTAGGTTATACCAAGCTTGGTCACCAGCCGGCTGGGGAAATCTTTCACATGAGCACCTGGCGTCATCTATACGATCTGGTCTTTGCAAATTAA
- the csaB gene encoding polysaccharide pyruvyl transferase CsaB translates to MGSSVVKIALSGYYGFDNSGDEAVLQSILFALQEQSEAQGIQIEPIVLSANPEKTSAMYGVKAYHRMKPGPLLRALRGADGLISGGGSLLQDATSSKTIPYYLAVLKLAQWLGKPTFIYSQGIGPVGRPMFFGWIRSVFQRCAYVSVRDTESVDLLGRMRLPRERVTVVPDPVMGLPLRVNGAAVGAPGAGRTVGVSVRFWNEDRSELEALSRSLALLLAAHPDVRLRFLPFHLPSDEVASQFVIDRLGDHGSRVEMARGVVHPQDMLAQVAACDLLIGMRLHSLIYAASQYVPMVGISYDPKIDQFLHRLGMKAAASTASFDADAFAEEAQRLLADREQWAASSRAAIEELKAQAQLPAQRIVSFYKQKAQK, encoded by the coding sequence ATGGGTTCCTCAGTGGTCAAAATAGCGCTATCCGGCTACTATGGTTTTGATAATAGCGGTGATGAAGCCGTCCTGCAGTCTATTTTGTTCGCTTTGCAGGAACAAAGTGAGGCTCAAGGGATTCAGATTGAGCCGATTGTGCTCTCGGCGAATCCAGAGAAGACATCGGCGATGTATGGCGTTAAGGCCTACCATCGGATGAAGCCTGGACCGCTGCTTCGCGCTTTGCGGGGAGCGGACGGCCTGATCAGCGGTGGCGGCAGCTTGCTGCAGGACGCTACAAGTTCGAAGACAATTCCGTACTATTTGGCTGTTTTGAAACTTGCGCAGTGGCTTGGGAAGCCTACGTTTATCTATTCCCAAGGCATCGGCCCTGTGGGCCGTCCGATGTTCTTTGGCTGGATCCGCAGCGTATTCCAGCGCTGCGCGTATGTGTCCGTCCGCGATACGGAGTCCGTGGACTTGCTAGGGCGGATGCGCCTACCGCGGGAGCGCGTCACTGTCGTGCCAGACCCCGTCATGGGTCTGCCGCTGCGCGTTAACGGCGCGGCTGTGGGCGCGCCGGGTGCTGGGCGGACGGTCGGCGTGTCCGTCCGCTTCTGGAACGAGGACCGCTCGGAGCTGGAAGCTCTCTCGCGGTCCTTAGCCTTGCTGCTCGCCGCACACCCTGATGTGCGGCTGCGGTTCTTGCCCTTCCACCTCCCTTCGGATGAGGTGGCGTCGCAGTTCGTGATCGACCGCTTAGGCGATCACGGGTCGCGGGTGGAGATGGCGCGAGGCGTCGTCCATCCGCAGGACATGCTGGCGCAGGTCGCGGCATGCGACCTGCTGATCGGGATGAGGCTGCATTCTTTGATTTATGCAGCCTCGCAGTATGTGCCTATGGTAGGCATCTCGTACGATCCGAAGATCGACCAGTTCCTCCATAGGCTTGGCATGAAAGCCGCGGCATCGACAGCCAGCTTCGATGCGGATGCCTTCGCTGAGGAGGCGCAGCGCCTCCTCGCGGATCGCGAGCAGTGGGCGGCGTCCAGCCGCGCCGCCATTGAAGAGCTCAAAGCGCAGGCTCAGCTCCCTGCGCAGCGCATTGTCTCTTTTTATAAGCAAAAGGCTCAAAAGTAG
- a CDS encoding CDP-alcohol phosphatidyltransferase family protein codes for MNIPNMLTISRFVLIPVYLMIFFSGHIQIAFVILLAAGLTDILDGYIARTRGLITPVGVMLDPLADKCMMIAVILSLLITQMIPWQAAAAMFIRDAGMIVGSAIFHFRGKLTVPANVMGKLTTVLYYFAILFLVFKLTFAITYLWFVIGVSFLTSFIYIFQFLLLNRSARAK; via the coding sequence TTGAACATACCGAACATGCTCACCATTAGCAGGTTTGTACTAATTCCTGTGTATCTCATGATCTTTTTTAGTGGACATATCCAAATTGCCTTTGTGATTCTCTTGGCAGCAGGGCTTACGGATATTCTTGATGGTTACATAGCCAGAACGCGCGGACTCATTACCCCAGTGGGTGTTATGCTGGATCCCCTTGCGGATAAATGCATGATGATAGCGGTTATCTTGTCCTTGCTCATCACACAGATGATTCCTTGGCAAGCAGCAGCGGCAATGTTTATTCGGGATGCGGGTATGATCGTCGGCTCTGCGATATTTCATTTCAGAGGCAAATTAACGGTCCCAGCGAATGTAATGGGGAAATTAACGACAGTCCTCTACTACTTTGCTATCCTCTTCCTTGTGTTTAAATTAACCTTCGCGATAACTTATTTGTGGTTTGTAATCGGGGTTTCGTTCTTAACGTCCTTCATTTACATTTTTCAATTCCTCTTATTAAATCGGAGTGCTAGAGCTAAATAA